One Vicia villosa cultivar HV-30 ecotype Madison, WI linkage group LG5, Vvil1.0, whole genome shotgun sequence genomic window, TTATAACAGTTAGAGTCTGACAATAATTAGTGTAACTTACCTGAACGGGAGTCTCCACACATCCCATTCCAACTGTATCAACATATTTGTGTTCCCTTTTCAAAACGAGCTGAGATACTCGGCGGACCTGCATATTTAAGAAGGGTCGATTATATTGTTGATGGAATACTGCAGCAACACAGTCATGCTTGTAAGAACCTTCAGTCAAAAACTGATTATCaatattagattaaaaaaatCTAACCTAGCCTAACCTCCTTTGGGATGGTTGCAGAAAACAGTAAGGATTGCCTTTGACGGGGCAAACAATCAACAATTTTTTCTATATCTTTTCGAAATCCAAGGTCCAGTAAATGATCAGCTTCATCAAGTATAAGCATCTGCAAACCCATCAATCGTACAGATATTCCAGACTTATTCTCAATATGATCCAGCAACCTACCAGGTGTAGCAACAAGTATCTGAAAAATTTAACACAAGAAATACGAAAATAAATCAGTAATTCAGTATGTGTTTCTAGCATGATGATTTTTTCATACACAATAAGCGACATCTCCTTTTTTCTCTCCCACCCCAACACTCAAAAAGAATTAGACTTGCACATGGTCTGAAACCACGTGCTAGGAAACATATAAAGTTTAGTTATAAAACAATACCTGGCATGGATCTGATTCAATGCGTTTCTGGTCAACTTTAAATCGCACACCTCCAACTAGAGTCTGCACCCCAATGCCATCGTGATATTTCAGTAAAACCTTTGCTTCTGCTGCAATTTGACTAGCAAGTTCTCTAGTAGGGCATAGAATAAGAACAGATATTGGCGGTGCACGATGAGAGGTATTGCTACTCATAGCTTTCAAAACTGTTTCAATAGCAGGAAGCTGTTTGCATTTAGCACCATTGATAGAAAGAAACTAAATAGGATGCAGGTCATTAAAATAACAATGGTGTACCAAAAAAGCTGCAGTTTTTCCAGTGCCAGTTTTAGCCTTGACCATAACATCCACACCTGCAATGTAACAGAAGTACGAGGATCATCAAAATTGAATCTAATAGACATATTAAACGAATGGGAGAAATGTAATAACAAGCAAAGTAACAAATAAAAGACTTGAAGTGGATGCAAGAAAAAAATCTGATTGAGAAAAAGAATCGCAATGCAACAACTTTTACAATATGCATCTATTGTAAGACTATCAAATTTTGATAGTGATGGTGTGATGATAAATAGAAACTATATAGCAAGGTTGAAAGATATAGGAAACATACCCTCAAGACAAATGGGGAGGCTAGTCTCTTGAACCCGGGTCATATGAATGTAACCAGATGAAGAAAGTGCTTTGATTGTCAATGGTGATATAGCACACTCTTCAAATCTAGGAAAAAACAAAACATCCAAATCACTAATTGCAAAACCAAATTGTCAGAAAAAAATATGCAAGCAAAACATGCACACTCATCTCAGTCTCTATCAGAGTAGTCAACAGTGGTGCTATCCCGCTATAGCGGAGCGGAGGCCGGCTGCTATGGGAAGAGCCTTAGCGGTGCAGACCAATATAGCGGGGGAGGAGCGGTTCCTAGTTTTGAGAGGTTACTTGCCCGCTATCCTTTTCCGCTTTGAAAAACCAAAATTACCCCttaaatttaaaatgttttaaCTTTAAGTGTAATTTAAAACgtttttaaatcaaatttgagTTGAGACTCAACCCTAACCTTCCTTCACCGACGTTTCCGCACTTCAGTAGTGCCAAAGAAAAACCACAAGTTTCTCCCTCGCCTCTCTCTACACTTCGTTCTTCCCTCTCTCTACACTTAGTTCTTCCCTATGCTCTTCatatgtttataattattattcatgtaatttgtCCAAAAAATGATCAAATAGTGGCCATCCTGCTATACACTATCGTGCTATCCCATTTTTAGGTAGGCTACTCCACGCCGCTATCCGGGATTGACTACTCTAGTCTCTATCATATTCAAATTCTGCTACGCAATACCACTACAGCACCACAATAACCACTATGAGACACCAATTGTGCTTAaattgaaaatcacaaaacaacaGGGTTCGGTTCAAATTATGCTCTGATGCTGCGCTCCTACTTACTGAGAACACCAGTGTATATATGCTTTTGGTATAATCAAATGTTAATCAATCATCAATACTAATACTAGGTAACTCAAACACAAAATCAACACACATAAAGGAAGAAAAAAACATTTCAATTGCAGCAAAGGAATAACAATACCTAGTCTGAGTAAGAACATTTTCCCGTTCCTGACCCTGATTTTCCTCACTTTGACTCAACTTTTTCTTATTAAGCTCATACTTAATCAACTCAACCTGCTCCGAAAAATCAGTTTTATCATCAAAAGTCTTGGGCATAACTCTCCTCTCCCTCTTCCCATCATATTTACCCAATGAAGCAATACTACCCATTTTCGAATAGTAACCCTGATTCCTagattcatcttcaacctcactctCACTCTCAGTAGAAGAACCATTCTTCCTCCAAATTCTCCGCTTTTCAGGCTTATCGGTGCTAACCCGCTTCCGATCAGCCAAAACCCTAACTTCAGGAACAGACCGGTAACCCCTAATTTGGGAATACTTAGTCAAATTAGTCAAATTCTGATTGCGTAAATCAATTTGCTGTGAGGTTTGGGGTTGAATTTGGGTCTGAGCTTGGGTTGGGGTAATCGGACCGTCGAGGTCGTTCCAGAGATCTTGGGCACCGTCTTTCATGAAGCGATCGGCGAGGGATTTGATGTGCTGATGAGGGGAGATAGGGTTGTGAGTGGTGGAGGAAGAGGATGAAGGTGATGAGGGTGAGAGAGTGGAGCGAATGTGAGAACGAATGCGAGCTTGGTAGAGTTGT contains:
- the LOC131603608 gene encoding probable DEAD-box ATP-dependent RNA helicase 48, with translation MWGWMIRESRKASSSASWNLNLIRNMGGGPRTFPGGVSKWKWKRMHEKRAKEKQRNLLEQEKQLYQARIRSHIRSTLSPSSPSSSSSTTHNPISPHQHIKSLADRFMKDGAQDLWNDLDGPITPTQAQTQIQPQTSQQIDLRNQNLTNLTKYSQIRGYRSVPEVRVLADRKRVSTDKPEKRRIWRKNGSSTESESEVEDESRNQGYYSKMGSIASLGKYDGKRERRVMPKTFDDKTDFSEQVELIKYELNKKKLSQSEENQGQERENVLTQTRFEECAISPLTIKALSSSGYIHMTRVQETSLPICLEGVDVMVKAKTGTGKTAAFLLPAIETVLKAMSSNTSHRAPPISVLILCPTRELASQIAAEAKVLLKYHDGIGVQTLVGGVRFKVDQKRIESDPCQILVATPGRLLDHIENKSGISVRLMGLQMLILDEADHLLDLGFRKDIEKIVDCLPRQRQSLLFSATIPKEVRRVSQLVLKREHKYVDTVGMGCVETPVQVKQSYLIAPHESHFQIVHHILKEHVSQTPDYKVIVFCITGMVTSLTYNLLREMRLNVREIHSRKPQLYRTRVSEEFKESKQMILVSSDVSSRGMNYPDVTLVIQVGIPTDREQYIHRLGRTGREGKGGDGILLIAPWEEYFLNEIKDLPLEKLPLPDLDPQAQLKIEQSMAKIDNDIKDAAYHAWLGYYNSIREIGREKSTVAELANRFSESIGLQRPPSLFRKTALKMGLKDIPGIRIRR